The Vibrio tarriae genome includes the window TTCAAAACCAGACAGATGAGGGCAAAGATGTTTGATCTAGGTATCCAAGGTATTGATGTAACACAACCGTCAGTAATGGAGAAAACATACAACAGTGTTGGTGAAAGTTTTGAGCAAATACTCGCCACTATTGATTCTATTGAATCTAGTGGTGGTGGTATGTCGGCAGTAGATGCTTTACGTCTACAACAAGAAGTATTCCATTACTCAATATATCAAGAGACGGTTAGTAAGATAGCGGCCAAAGCGGCTAACGCAATCAATGAGGTGATGAAGGCACAATAAAATGAAAAAACTATTGCTTTTGATTTTTGCTCTGATCGTCTCAGGTTGTAGCGAATCTGGGATGACTCAGGTAGCAAAGTTTGAATCGGCAGATCTCTCTAACAAAGTGATCGTGCTGCTGAATAAAAATCAGGTCAACGCTAAGCTGACCCAACTAAAAGATGGGTATGGTGTATTAGTTGATGATGCTCAAGAAATGAAAGCTCGTGAGCTATTGGCGTACTACAACTTTTACTTTGAGCGAGAAGATCTCAATGACTTGCTTGAGTCGAAGTTTGCTAGCTTAAGTAAACTTGAGATGGTGAAAAGTAATTTCTTACAAAGTAGAGAGATCTACAACAAGCTCAGCATTATGCCTAACATATTGCGAGTTAGCGTTGTAGTTACAGGAGAAAAAGCCAAAAGGATTTCGGTATTAATTTTGAGTCTGAGTGAGATTTCTGCTGAGAACAAAAGTAATATCGAACGTTTTTTGAAAGGGGTCTTAAACGAAGAGGATAAGCTAACCATTAGCTATTTTGTACAGGCGGTGTAAGTTGAAAAGATCTGAAAAATGGTACTTTAAACTTAAGCACCATTGCTTAGCCAAAGAGCGTTTAACGGCCGAGCAGTTTGAGGTACTCACAGGATTAACTCAAACGGAGATCGAGTGTTATTTTAAACAATCAAGTCGACATATTAAAAAGCGCTTACTCCGTTTAGGTAAAGTGGTGCGATATCAAAAAAGCAAACAAGCTGAAATAAGTTCTGATTGGCTAACGCTTCGCCGTGAGTTAGGGCAAAAGCTATGTCTGTATTCTGATGCGATAGGTATACAAAGAGTTACCCAAGAAGCGCATGACCTTGAATATGGTTTAGCACTGCTTGCCACTATCGATCGTAGGAAAGCGATTATTTGGTCAATTCGTTTGAGAAAGGCAATGCCTGAATTCTCAGTCAAGGTCGCCAGTGTTCCTCGGTTGACACTTTTATTTAATCAGCTTAACAACGATTAAGTAGATAAACATTATAAGAGAGTAATCAAATGAACGAGTTTGAGGTCGAGACACATAAGTTATCTGAAGATTTTTTTGAATTGCTCGAAGGAAAAGTGATTGAAGAGCATATCAATAAAATCAAAAAAGAGAAAAAAATCACAATTGAGATTCTTAAAGAGTTGCTTGATTTAGCTGATTCACTATACCAAAAATATCAGCTGAAAGAGGCAGAGATTATTTATCTTGCGTATACAGGGCTTTGTCCTTTCGATCATCGTGGACCTGCTAGCTTGGCCTCTATTTATCTAGAACAAGCACAGTTTCAGAAGGCATTGGATATGCTCAATATTGTGAAAACCTATCCAACAGCAGATTTTGATGAAACCTTAGTCAATATGGCATTGTGTCACTATAAGTTAAAGCAATACCTCGAGGCTGCGGCTGTGTTTATTATTATCAAAGCTGAAAAGCTTAATGAATTTAACCAAAAGCGTTACGAATTCTTACGTAAGCAACTTAATCCTTATTTGAAATAGGAGCAGATATGAATGTAAGTATCCATGGTTCTCTCTTAAAAAGAGAAAGCATATTAAACAATCCATCTTTAAGTTTGAGCTCAGTGTCTACATCGGATATTGATACAGCTGAAAATGAACTAAATTCTCTTAGTAAAGATAGTAACTTAAGTTTTGTACTTGAAAAACAAAAAGAAGCAGTAAAAGCAGTATCTCCGAGGAATACAGAAACCGATATCAGTAACGCTCTTTTAGGCTCAATTAATGATGCTGCTTTAGAGTTAGATATCCTTAATGGTTGGACTGAAGGTGGAAAATCCATGTTTTCATCTATGATTAGTGGAATGCTTGATAGTATTTCAAAGGATGGAATTATTGGAATTGAATTAGAAGATACTTTACAACTTATTTTATTGGAAGTAATGGTTAATTCTGAACAATACGGTCTTTCTGAGTGGATAAATAAGCCTGATGTTACTAGTTGTATTCAGCATTTGCTGGAGAGTGTTGGTAGCGCTAGTCATGGTTTACATGAACCACCATGGAACAATTCTGAAAATATAGCTAAAGGTGCAGAGTATTTATTAACTAGTTTGTTGGAAAATGTTAAAATATTAGATGGCACTCTTCTCTCAAAACTGTTATCAACATCAAAGCTAGACTCTGAGGAGGGTAGAAATAAATTGTTTTCACAAATAAAGGATAAGTACCATGATGGTGAAGGCTGGCTAATTTATAATAAAGCACAACAGAATAATACGAGTAAAGCTACACAGCTTAGCCCTCTTCTAACATTAATGATTGCTTCGGATTTATTGAAAGAAAAGCCCGATATATCTAGAAGTGATATGGAATCCATACTTTCTCGTGATATATCAAGAATAGAAAGTCTTATGCAGAGCATTATCAAAAAAAACACTATAAGTGAATGGATAAATACTAATCCTAAGTGGCAAATACAAGTTGAAGGTGCTGGTGATGATGGTGGTCATGGTGGTCAATTAGATTGGATTGGTAATGGATTGAATATTAATGACTTAGTGAATATATATAACAATTTCCCGTCTCGAATTCTTTCTGATGAGGATATAAAAGATATAAACCGTATT containing:
- a CDS encoding type III secretion protein, whose protein sequence is MKKLLLLIFALIVSGCSESGMTQVAKFESADLSNKVIVLLNKNQVNAKLTQLKDGYGVLVDDAQEMKARELLAYYNFYFEREDLNDLLESKFASLSKLEMVKSNFLQSREIYNKLSIMPNILRVSVVVTGEKAKRISVLILSLSEISAENKSNIERFLKGVLNEEDKLTISYFVQAV
- a CDS encoding molecular chaperone, with protein sequence MNVSIHGSLLKRESILNNPSLSLSSVSTSDIDTAENELNSLSKDSNLSFVLEKQKEAVKAVSPRNTETDISNALLGSINDAALELDILNGWTEGGKSMFSSMISGMLDSISKDGIIGIELEDTLQLILLEVMVNSEQYGLSEWINKPDVTSCIQHLLESVGSASHGLHEPPWNNSENIAKGAEYLLTSLLENVKILDGTLLSKLLSTSKLDSEEGRNKLFSQIKDKYHDGEGWLIYNKAQQNNTSKATQLSPLLTLMIASDLLKEKPDISRSDMESILSRDISRIESLMQSIIKKNTISEWINTNPKWQIQVEGAGDDGGHGGQLDWIGNGLNINDLVNIYNNFPSRILSDEDIKDINRIGDNVKMIMQTLKYWFQILRDERVAIARNI